One window of the Natrinema sp. HArc-T2 genome contains the following:
- a CDS encoding FxsA family protein has protein sequence MLRWIFALLLIPFLDAVLLAVVVSQTSYIGWVGMVLLVVLTGLVGMLLVRAEGRRTLRKMQRSMVRGEPPTNELLDGGLLIAAGAFLLTPGLVTDAIGFLLAVPVTRVPIRAVLKRYVIVPYADKKTGGFASGNVWTFGFPNQETAQGGAESTDTGTYDLGDDDYTVDGDGSEDSYTIDFGDENTDDRDDDPFAR, from the coding sequence ATGCTTCGGTGGATCTTCGCGCTGTTGCTCATCCCGTTTCTCGACGCCGTGTTACTCGCGGTCGTCGTCAGCCAGACGAGCTACATCGGCTGGGTCGGGATGGTGCTGCTGGTCGTCCTGACTGGACTGGTGGGGATGCTCCTCGTGCGGGCCGAAGGGCGACGAACGCTTCGGAAGATGCAACGGTCGATGGTACGTGGCGAGCCGCCGACCAACGAACTGCTCGACGGTGGCTTGCTGATCGCCGCCGGTGCGTTCTTGCTGACGCCCGGGCTGGTGACTGACGCCATCGGCTTCCTGCTCGCCGTGCCCGTGACGCGGGTCCCGATCCGCGCAGTGCTCAAACGCTACGTGATCGTCCCCTACGCGGACAAAAAGACCGGCGGATTCGCTAGCGGCAACGTCTGGACGTTCGGCTTTCCCAACCAAGAGACGGCTCAAGGCGGGGCCGAGTCGACCGACACCGGAACCTACGACCTCGGTGACGACGACTACACCGTCGACGGCGACGGCAGCGAAGACTCGTATACGATCGACTTCGGCGACGAGAACACCGACGACCGAGACGACGACCCCTTTGCCCGGTAG